The genomic window TACACAGTTTTAACCCATTGGTCATAAAACTCTTTGTTGGTGTCTGAAAACGTTCCTCGTTTTATAGTGATGTTACTATACTTAGAAAGTCCAGGTTGCTTAGTTTTATGATATTCGGTATCAGCACCTGCTCTATATTCGATTACTTCTCGTTCAAAATCCAATCCAGAAACTTCGGTACAATTGAATTCTGAATCTCCGAAAGACACTCTAAAATGAAACTTTGGTAATGGATATGTGGTAGCCATGTTTTTATACTTTAAAAATTATTAGATGATTTGTTAATTATGCCTCTTGCATTTTGTGAGAGAACTTAAGAATGATAAATTCTGCGGGACGTACCACAGCCATTCCTATTTCTACGAACATATTTCCTTCAAGAATATCTTGTGCTGTCATAGTTTCACCTAGCCCAACATTTACATAAAAAGCTTTATCTGGAGTTGGTCCAGCCAAAGCACCAGCTCTCCACTGTAAATTAAGGAAGTTGGTAATCATAGCTTTCACTTTTACCCAAGTGTTGGCATCATTTGGCTCAAATACAAATTGTTCTGTAGCCTTTTTGATAGATTCTTCAGCAAAATTGAAGAAACGTCTAACAGATACATAACGCCACTCATTATCGTTACCAGCAAGCGTACGAGCTCCCCAAACCAATGTTCCTTTACCTGCAAAAGTTCTAATGGCATTTATGGATTTACCTGTACCATGAATATTTAAGTCTTCTTGCTCTTCATGTGATATATGAACTGTTGGTTTAATTACATAACTCATTCCGACATTAGCAGGTGCTTTCCAAACCCCTCTAGTATTATCGGTACGTGCATAGACTCCTGCCATACCACTACTTGGTGGTAAAATTACTGGTACTTGTCCTATTTCTGCTTTTACTCTATTAAATAGTGCATTATCTGTACCTTCTAACGCATCTAAATTTGAAGTAGTGACACTACTTGATGCAGCACCAAGCGCGGTAATTAAAGCTGACAATTCGCCAGAAGATTTTAATGTAGTCAGATCGGTTACTGTAGTTGAGTCTGCAGGAGTTGCAGCATTCACTCCAAGGTCATCATAAACGGTATTTGTAGCTTCAGAAATGGTATTCATAATCTTGGTCTTCGTATCATCTGCTTGTAACTTTGTTAGCCTCGTATTTAAATCTGTATCAAGGCTATCGATGTTAGACCATGCTCCTAACGCTGCAGCTTCGGTTGCAGCATCTGCAGTACCAATAGTTTCTGCATCGCTAAGTGCTTGTTGCGTTGCAGTAACAAAAGAAATGATTTCTTGTAGTTTTGATTCTACTGATGGCTTAATTGCTAGGGCCGCGGTATCATCTGCTGCTGCATCTACATCATTTCTTAAGCCCACCATGTCGGTTATCAACTGTGTAAGAGAAGTGGTATTAATACCATCAGATATTGACTGAACTTGTTGTGCAGGAGTTGTACCAGCAGAGTCGCTTACATTAACAGTGACATCGGCGTCTTTATAATTGTAATCAAGAATTGTTTCTACAAAAGGATAATACGCTGCTCCGTACTTTACGAAATCTTTTCCAAGATTAATTCCATTTCTTAATCCTGCGATATTAGCATCTACTGGATTACTGTTATCATAACTAAAGGTATCTATGATTGCAAAACGATCTTGTAGTTTATTACATTGTGTAAGGGCAAGATTATAAAGGCTATAGAAATCGGTACTACCGCCGGTTAGGGAAGTAGCATCAGGGAAAAGAATTAATGTAGGCTCATCTTCTTTTTCTAATAACTTTAACCCCTTAGCGAGACCTTCAGTTGTATCTGATCCAAGGGCCACTGTAGTTGCAGGAGAAGTTCCTTCACCATACTGTCCTACAGATACAATATAACAAGGTCCACCTCCATTAGCGAAATACAGTTGTAAAGAATAATACATCAAAAAAGGTGATGGAGAAGTTAAAGATCGTACAGAGATCACATCATCGTTAACATCGACAACCATACCCTGTTCTGCCAGAGCAAACCCAAAATAGGTTTCATACTCTAGCATTGAAGAAATACGCGTCGGAATTTCGCTAAGATCTCCTTCTGTTTTATTTGTAGCTTTTTCGGTATATCCTAGAAAAGCCGGAATAGCAGTTTCTACTTGAGCTACCGAAGGAGGAAACTTTGCGATCTCCTCGATGTAAACTCCTGGTGTACTGTACGTTGCCATAATTATAAATTTTAATTTGTATAAAAGTTTAAATAAATATTTCTGAATACATGTTGTCTTCTTCTATTCTTATATTCTCTTTCCCGGGATTAAGAAGAAAAACGTCTTTTAATCTTGGATCTAAATCATTTGGTCTTAATTCTACAAAGCCATTTTGAGTGAGTGGTTGTTCCTGTTTGGTAGTAAAGGCTTCATCTTCATTGATATCAATATACCTCCAAAATGTTTTTCTGTTTTCGAATCTAAGAGTAGGACCTGGCACCTCATCTGGTAGTCCTAGCAATGTTTCATTAGGGCCATTTGCAATCTCGACTGTAGTATCCACTAAAATATCATTATTGCCTCGACCATCTATCGCAAAACGAAAATATCCTATTAAACCATCGAGTTTTTGCGTTTCGATATACTCGTTTAAAAGCTCCACGTTTTGAGGTTCATTAATATCTTCTGGATTGATCAGGACTATATTCTCTAGACCCAAAGGATCTATAGGAGCAATTTCGTTTATAAGAATCTCATGCATAATCGACCTACTAGTTTCTGGTTGAAGCAAGAATCGTGTATGAACTTTGGTGTTTTTGAAGAAAATAGAAAGCGAATTGTTTTCACCATCCGGTCTTACGTTAGAAAAGTAAAAGAATCTGTTTTCTTCACTATCGGTATTGTTTGTATAATTTCTAAAATAGGTATCCTTAAATCTAAGTTTGAAGGTAAGCATCAAATCTTTTGTAGGTTGTATCTTAGAACAAAAAACTTGTGCACTATCATTAGCCCTGGTATACTCATCAACATTTGCAAATAGCAAAAAACCTCTATTGGTTTGTCTAAAAACAATTTTATGATTTCTGAGATCTGATTGCGTTTTTAAAACGGGTGTAATTGTAAGATTATCCGAAATGTTATAATTAGCAAGTCTTACATTTTTCTGATCCTCTAATAAATCGTCAAATTTGGTAGTGCCATCATCGAGAAAATAATCATGATTAATCTTGACATCGATCAAAGGTTTGTATATTATCTTAAAACTCATTAATTCTTGTTTATTATAGTATCTATTTGTGTGATCACCGATCCTTGTGCCTGTAGAATATCTCTTTCAATCTCGAGTAACCTTAATTTATAGATAACCGACGGGTAATGTTTACCTCCTAATATACCCCACACATAACTAAGCTGCTCAAACGAAGGGGTATACAGCTCTGTGACGAACTTAAAATCCCCAATACCTTGCATATCTGCGTCCTCTCTATCGTAATTACTGTTAGCTTGTGTAAACACATTTTTGCCTTGAAAAAACTCAATGACTTTAGAAATACTTTTTAGTGATTCGGTATACCTATTATTATTCGCACTAAACAAGAGATATAAATTAATGTTCACTTTGGGGTTTTTATAAGAGACAGTAGTGCCTTCTATTTTATAGTTCGGCACATTCTTTAGTGTAGGCTCTTCATCTATATTTATTAAGGTCAAAACAATATCGGGATCCTCATCATCATTATCTCCTGAAGAAATTGTAGCAATATTAGCTAGCGCAACTGGATTGTCATCTTCAAAATATGCATTTACTTCTTCCCTAATAATTTGTAACACCTGAAATATCATATCAAAAAAATTATACGGCATTTTTTTAGCCGAAAACATGCTAATGGCTCTACACTTTAAAATATAAAATGCAATACCGCGAACTATTTAACAAAACAATACTTGCCGCATAGACTTATGAAGAATGGTACATATAAGCCTTCATTAATAGAAATTAAATAGGAAAAGGTTTATCTCTAATTTAAATGAACCATAACGGTTAAAAAAGAAATAAAATTTTACTTTTTGAGGGGTAATCTGCTCAAATATACAAAAAAAAGTGAACCAAAGATGTTATCAAAAAATTAATTTTTCCCTTTATTGTTTTGCCATTTTAAAAGTAAAAAACACAAATTAAATAGTGTGATTCATTTTTTATCGTTCTATTGAACTTTTAAAAACCTTTTCTGTTTTACTGTTTTCGATATACATCGACTTCTATTGGTGTAGCTGTGGTTGGCTTTAGTTTACTATCACGTTGATAATAATTTCTTATACTTGGCTTCTATTATTAGATATTTATGTTGAGCCTTTATATCTTCTGTTACCTTATTGATAAATGCATTTAGCTTGTCATTCCTATGCTTTAGTTTTTCCTTTATTCAATACCAGTTCAAGTATTGCCTTAAATATTTTGTGAATACACTCCAAAAAGTGTTATTTATCCATTTCTTAACCTTATTGTGTGTTGAGTTGACATGCTGGATGTGGTATATGTTATCTTTAACACGTGGTTTTATAATGCCTTTTAAAGTGTGGTGTTCAAGGTTGTTATCAATAGCAAAGCCTTTATAACTTACATAGGCATCGCTACAGAGTATACTTGAACCTATGGCGTTTTCAATATCTATTTCCTTTATTCTTCACATTGTGGCTACACTAAGGCTTAATTAAGATTTTCTCTTTTGAGTTACAATAATAGCGACCTGATCCTTACTTATGCTTTTTGACTTAGACTTACCGCCGCGTTTTCTAGGGGCTCTATCAGTAACAAAGCATCCTTTTTCAGAATTAAAGAAGAATGTCTCATCACTTTCCGTGATACCTGTAAAATCATCATCATCGTCCTCTTTTAAAGCTGCTAAGATTTTATGACGCCAATCAAAGGCTGTTTTCTTATTAATTGACAAGGTTTCTTTTATCTTATTTAAGCTCTTTTCTTGGTGCATTAAAGCTAGGTAACCGTCTATCTTGTCTTTCTTTTGCAACCCTGCCATCCAAGTCCCTGTATACTCAGTAAAACTTCGATTACAAGATTTACATTTATAACGTTGAGAACCCTTATCGATGCCAAACTTATCATACTTCTTGTGATTACAGTCGGGGGCAATAACCTAATTTATTGTCCGACAAATAACGCCTAGACTCTTAGCTTTTGGGAATATATAAATTGGTAGTTGATAGTTGTTCTAAAGCTTGTTGTAATACGATTTACGAGATAATATTTCGTATATTTAGATATGGGAAAACACATATCATTTGAAGTATTAGAGACTTCTTCACAACTACGTTCTATGATTGGTAAAGCATCACATTCTAAGAATGTTTTGCGGTTACAATCCTTGCTTTATATAAAAGAAAAGACTTTTAAAAAGCAATCTGATTTAGCAAAGCATTTGGGTTACAATGTCCGTACAATGGAGTTGTGGTTAAAAACATATAAAGAAGAAGGTATTGAAGCTATGTTAATTGGTTCAAAGCCTAGGAAGGCTAAAGAGCGTAAAGTTACCAAAGCTGTTCACACTGGTTTATCCAAAAGGTTGAATGATAGCTATCAAGGTTTTGAGAGTTACGTTCAGGCAGTAAATTGGGTCAAGGAGCAATACGGAATTAGCTACCCATACAATACCCTACGTGAATATATGATTGATGTTTTTGGTTCTAAGATCAAACAACCAAGAAAATCCCATATTAAAAAGGATCCAGAAGCTCAGGCTGATTTTTTAAAACTTACCAAATCTAATTTCTGAATTAAGATTAAGTCTAAATAGGGTCTGCTGAAAAACTCAGCCTTCATTGATTTTCAAGTTTATGATCGAATTGGTTTGGTTTTGAATAAAGTTTTCACTGAATAAGATTGCTTTTATCCAATAGAGTGCCACCTCAGCCAAATGGACTAAGTTGAGCACTAATATGATACTTGCAATCCAAGACTCACTGGTGTTTTCAAGCCTTGCCCTTATACGGTTTAAACCATATGCTGTCTTTGCTTGACCAAACTTTCCTTCAATTGGATTGCGTTCCCCAAGGCTTACTTGATTTGACAAAGCCTTTTTGGAGGGCCTTCCAAGGGGTTTGGCCCTGAGATTGATACCTTTTTCTTTTAGGTACTTACGGTTCTCTCGGGTACCATATATTTTGTCAACCAAAACGTTCTTTGGATAATGACCAAACCGCTTTCGGTACTTCTCCACACAATCTTTCAATCTGGTACCCTCATTGTAGGCTTCCCAACTAGTATCATCCAAAAATGAAAAACCATCTACCAGTGCCATGTTTATCTTGGCACCAAACTCCACTTTTGCATTTGTTTTCCCACGCACTATGGGACGAACATGAGGTTGGTGAATGCTCACAATCCTATGGTCTACACTTTTGGTTTTAGTATCGTACATCAACTTTTGTTGCCTGTAGAGTTCCTGGATGACCAGCCAATATTTATACTCTTGCCTATCGAAAGGGATCCGGTCAAGGGTATCCAAAATACCTTCGATGGAACGTATATTCCTATGGAGATACTTTAATTGCTTCCCTATAGCAGACCGTATCTCTTTATGTGTTTTTCTTTTCTTTTGCGCTGTCTTTAGATATTCTTTCCTTGCTTTTTCCCTGTAGTTCCTCGGTTTAGTCTCTAAAGGGGAAAGTTTATAGGCAATATCCAACAACGATTCGGATTTCTCGCGCGCATCATTGAGCAAATTTAGATCTGTAGGATATGCTATATCTTGTGGACAAACTGTTGCATCAACGATCAAAGTCCCTTTGTGAGGTGGGTCTTCACCATCATCCCTTGCATCATTTGATCCTTTTTCTCTAATTTGTTCTGCTTCTCGTTTTATTTGTAAAATTCGCTGGTTAATAGCATTAATCTGTTCCAGGCCAAGACGCTTGCGGAACTCTACGAAAAGAGAAGGGTCGAACGCAGGTGCATCACTAAATGAAGAATAGCCTAGAAATACTGCATATAGATGTTCTCAGAAATCTGGTCAACCGTCTCCCTATCATCTAAATTGCATAAATGTTTGATGATGATTGACCCCAAAACAACTCTTGGGCTTAAATCAGGACGGCCTGTCGATTTTTCCGGAAAATGTTTGCGATAAATGGAACACAGTTCATCCCAAGGAAGTAGCTTAGCCAAACGAACCCAACGGTTAGCAGGGTTCAATTCTCTCTCAAAAGGACTCTCAAAACCTTCTAAAACCAACTGGTTTTGACTTACATATTTGGGAGTAGGTGCACGCTTTTTTGAATGTTTTGTCATAATAACCTTGCACTTGATTGCCTAAATATAACTATAATGCCTTATAAAACAATAGATAAATAGTTTCTCAGCAGACCCTAAATAAAGATATCTACGGTTCTATAAACCTTTACTTTCAAGATGAAGCCCGTTTTGGCTTAAAAACCCAGGTAGGTACAGTTATTACAGCTAAGTCTGTTGCCCCTAAAGTTAAGTTTCAATATAAATTTAAAAACACCTACCTCTATGGTGCGTACTCCCCAATAAATGGGGACAGTATAGTCTTAGAGGTAGAAAATGTGAACAAAGAAATTTTCCATAACTATTTAAAGCAACTATCAGAGCATAAACCTTGTGAGTTAAAGATAGTAGTAATAGATAATGCAGGGTTTCATTCAACAAAAGATATGCTAATACCTAATAATATCAAACTCCTTAGGATACCACCATATACCCCTGAATTAAACCCTTGTGAGCAAGTCTGGGCTTATCTTAGATTCAACACATAAATGCAACAGTTTATCTGTTGATAAAAAGCCCCCACCATAGTTTTAGCCCTAGGGCTAAAACTATGGTGGGGGCGGCGAAAAATCTCATACCTTTGGGTTGGAAAACTTAAAGAATATGGAACATTTAACGCTGGAGGAAAGGTACAAAATATCAGCGCTTTTAGAACTTAAAACCCCTAAAAAGGAAATAGCAGAACAGTTGGGTCGGGATCGCTCTACTATATATAGGGAAGTAGGACGCAATGCTGATCACCGAAGTGGGAAGTACAATGCTGAGCTAGCCCAAAGAAAAGCCCAAAAACGCCATAAGGATAAAACAAAGCATAAGGTTTTTACCCCTTCCATGGAGAAGCTTGTTTGTGATGGGCTTCAAGACCACCTTAGCCCGGAACAGATCAAAGGAAGGGCTATGCTAGAGGGGACCCCTTGTGTATCGCATGAACGTATTTACCAGTTTATATGGCAGGATAAGAAAGCAGGCGGGAGAACATACCTTTGTTTGCGTAATAAGGGAAGGAAGTACCAGAAAAGAGGCGGTAAGCAAGCAGGTAGGGGGTGCATCCCTAATAGAAGGGACATAACAGAACGCCCCCGGGTAGTAGACAAAAAAGAAAGGATAGGTGACCTTGAGATTGACCTGGTGATAGGTAAAGACCATAGAGGTGCCCTTGTCACTATAAACGATAGGGCTACAGGGATGCTAAGGATGGGACATATAGAAAACAAATCAGCCCGGGAAGTCCAGGTGAAAACGGAAGAACTACTGGAAGATTGGAAGCCCTTTATTAAAACTATTACCAGTGACAACGGGAAGGAGTTTGCAAACCATCAGGAAATAGCAGAGGAGCTTGACATTGATTTCTACTTTGCAAAACCCTACCATAGCTGGCAAAGGGGTGCCAATGAAAACCTCAACGGGCTGATAAGGCAGTATTTCCCAAAAGGTAGTAGCTTTGCAGAGATAACTAAGGAAGCGGTAGAGAAAGTAGAAAACATTTTAAACAATAGGCCTAGGAAAAGGTTCGGGTATAAAACACCCAATGAGGTATACGCAACTTTTATCAACAAAACCCAAACTGTTGCATTTATAACTTGAATGTAGGTATATAAAAAAGAGGTTTAAAAATAAAACGTATAGAAATTTAGAAGACCTAAAAGATTGGTTGAAGCAATTCGTTGAAAGTATGAGCCAAGAAACAATAAAATCTATTGTTGGGAACCATCACTATTTAAATGCCTTTTATGCGAAATAAATAACCGTAAATCGTATAACTCCAATATCTCTAAAGATGTAAGTGACGGCAAACCGTTCTTTATTACTAATATATTCATAATACGATTTACGAGATAATATTTCGTATATTTAGATATGGGAAAACACATATCATTTGAAGTATTAGAGACTTCTTCACAACTACGTTCTATGATTGGTAAAGCATCACATTCTAAGAATGTTTTGCGGTTACAATCCTTGCTTTATATAAAAGAAAAGACTTTTAAAAAGCAATCTGATTTAGCAAAGCATTTGGGTTATAATGTCCGTACAATGGAGTTGTGGTTAAAAACATACAAAGAAGAAGGTATTGAAGCTATGTTAATTGGTTCAAAGCCTAGGAAGGCTAAAGAGCGTAAAGTGACCAAAGCTGTTCACACTGGTTTATCCAAAAGGTTGAATGATAGCTATCAAGGTTTTGAGAGTTACGTTCAGGCAGTAAATTGGGTCAAAGAGCAATACGGGATTAGCTACCCATACAATACCCTACGTGAATATATGATTGATGTTTTTGGTTCTAAAATCAAACAACCAAGAAAATCCCATATTAAGAAGGATCCGGAAGCTCAGGCTGATTTTTTAAAACTTACCAAATCTAATTTCTGAATTAAGATTAAGTCTAAATAAAGATATCTACGGTTCTATAAACCTTTACTTTCAAGATGAAGCTCGTTTTGGCTTAAAAACCCAGGTAGGTACAGTTATTACAGCTAAGTCTGTTGCCCCTAAAGTTAAGTTTCAACATAAATTTAAAAACACCTACCTCTATGGTGCGTACTCCCCAATAAATGGGACAGTATAGTCTTAGAGGTAGAAAATGTGAACAAAGAAATTTTCCATAACTATTTAAAGCAACTATCAGAGCATAAACCTTGTGAGTTAAAGATAGTAGTAATAGATAATGCAGGGTTTCATTCAACAAAAGATATGCTAATACCTGATAATATCAAACTCCTTAGGATACCACCATATACCCCTGAATTAAACCCTTGTGAGCAAGTCTGGGCTTATATCAAAAAGAGGTTTAAAAATAAAACGTATAAAAATTTAGAAGACCTAAAAGATTGGCTGAAGCAATTCGTTGATAGTATGAGCCAAGAAACAATAAAATCTATTGTTGGGAACCATCACTACTTAAACGCCTTTTATGCGAAATAAATAACCGTATATCGTATAATATAAAAGATGCATATAATAGCTGAATCAAACTAGAGCCCTGGGGTTGTATAAAGCTTTAATAATGAAGTGGTTGAAACCTCTTGTGTTGTGAAGGAAATATTTTTTCCCATTAATCCTAAATTTACCCTATTTCTAAGATGATAAAACAGAATAAGTAAGATGTAAGTGGTCTTATAGGGACGATATACAAGTTTATCAGCAAAAGCTTAATAGTTAGGAAAATATACCATTTAAAGTTTGCATTGTTATGCCACGAAAGATGTAAGTCTATAAAGCTCTTAATATTACCAAATATGCCCCTAAACATATTCAATACAATTTAACAAATTCATATATTGATATACTGAGATTAAAAGGTTTTAAAAAGAACCTGCTCCCAAATCATGCTCTACAAAACATTAATTTTCGTAATTATCTGTTATTTATCTATTTACATAAAAACCTTCAGGATAGCACAAAACCAGATAAAATAAAAACAAAAAAATATTAGCTTCAAATAACTCTAAAATAAATTTTAAACAATTGATTTTCAATATTTTAAAATAAAATTAACTACGAATAATTACAAAAAAGCGATCCCCGGGTTAACTACTCCCAGGGATCTAAATTGAAACTTAATTATAATATTTAACACAAACTCAACTTATACATAATTATGAACGTTTCAATTGTTCTATTATCATATTTTTGCAAGGCAAATATAAATCCTATAATTTTAAATCTACCTATACTTTAGATTTCTGTTCTCATTTTTGCCATAATCCTAAAATACGTAGGTAAAAACTATCATATTCTAGTCAAAGACTGGTCATTTTGTATTAATATAAACGATACTTATTAAAAATTGTTACACAATTCTCAATATAAATTTAAATTACAAAATTAATTATTAACAGCGCTATGGTTATCTAATAATAACCACCCGGTATTACTACTAATTCCTGATTCAAATATAGTTAATAAATTATTTAAAAAAGGGAAAAAACCCAGAAATTTAATGCGGTAATTCGATAAAAGGTGATTTTTATCGTTTTTTAACCTCTTTTAACAGTAGTTTAATAAGTGCAATAGTGATATTACATCAAGTTCTATTAATTTATCTTAAAAAAAGCGTTGATCGCTCGATGACAAGTCCTATAATTGGGTTGAAATTATCTTTAAAATTCAGTTAATTTCTAATTTGATGAAATTATCGAATGCTAAACTTAACGTAATGCCAGTTCCCTACCCTTTTTATACATATATAGAATAAAATACCACCCCTAGAAAACCCAAAGGTGGTATGGTTTAAGTTTAATTGTGAAACTATTTTATAAACTATTATAGTTTATAAACTTCGTTATTATTCTACGGTAATATTAAAAGTAACCTCAATATCCGGTTCACCTCCTGCATTATCAGTATTTCCTCCGGCTACTCCTTCAGCGTTTTTATCTAATTCATGCAATAATATAATTTCTAACTCTGCATCACCTATTTGATCTGTAGTAGTAAGAGTAAAATCAATACCTACAGGGTTGTCTGATTCAAATTGCATTCCCTGAGAATTCTCAAAATCTGACTCTTTATCATCATACGTAATTGTAATTCCTAAATCATCTGTTAAATAAAAAAACTGATGTTCATCTGCTTCGGCTTTAATTTCATCATTAACATCTTCTACCTCTTCTTCTGAAGCATTTAATAATTGTATCGTACCATTATAGGTAGTATTTACTTTTAAATCACCCTCTACACTTTTTACAGGAGCAATAGGTCCATTTTCACCATCCGGATCAAAAAAGTTAAGAGTGACCGTGTCACCTCCACCAGTTAAGGTTACTGTCATCGTGGTAATTACCTCTTCTTCATTTACTGGATCCGGATTATCACCTTCGTCATCATCAGAACAAGAGGTTATGAAAAAAGTGCCTGCCAGGAATAATGCTAAAAATTTACGTGTGTTTGTCATGTCAATAATATTTAATAATTAATTAATACTCGGATTGAAAAATTTCTACCTAAATCATCCGCAAAAAATCGCTGACGATTCAGGTAATTTCTGTAGGTTATATCCATTAGATTACTAATTGCTAATCCTACTTGTAAAGAACTCTTGTTTTTTATGGGAAACTCCGTTGATATATCTAAGTTTAGTAAATGATATGCATCCGGAGGTGTATTAATTTCTAAAGTAAGTTCTTCCTGCGTATCCGGAAGAAATATGGTAAAATTGGGAGGAACTTCGTTTTGCCGAAAATGATATTGACTTTCTAAAGAAACTTTTAATCCTGACCAATTTGGTTTTGTAAAAGTGACTGAATTTATAGTATTAGGAGCAGGTATGTTAATTAAGGCTTGATCATCATCTCTTTCATATCCTTTAACTAAAGAGAAACGATGTGAAGTAGTCCAATTTGTATTCCAATTTAAATAACCCGTTGCATCAATACCATAGAATTGTGCATCTGTCTGTCTGTAATTCCATACTGGAAATTCACCTCTAATTGTAAAGTTAACACCAACGGGTTCTAAAATAATAAAATCATCTATTTGATTTATAAAAGGAGCTATTTCCCATCCGAACTTTTCACCGTTTTTATGAAGTGAGACAGATAGTTTATTAGAGGTTTCCTGTACTATTCTTAAATCACCTACTTCTATTCTGGATGAAGAATGATGCAATCCATCACTAAATAATTCCGAAGGATTGGGAGCTCTTTGTGCTAATGCATAATTGGCACGAAACTCGTATTTTTCTTTGAAATCATATCCAACTCCAATAGTG from Aquimarina sp. ERC-38 includes these protein-coding regions:
- a CDS encoding phage tail sheath family protein, whose protein sequence is MATYSTPGVYIEEIAKFPPSVAQVETAIPAFLGYTEKATNKTEGDLSEIPTRISSMLEYETYFGFALAEQGMVVDVNDDVISVRSLTSPSPFLMYYSLQLYFANGGGPCYIVSVGQYGEGTSPATTVALGSDTTEGLAKGLKLLEKEDEPTLILFPDATSLTGGSTDFYSLYNLALTQCNKLQDRFAIIDTFSYDNSNPVDANIAGLRNGINLGKDFVKYGAAYYPFVETILDYNYKDADVTVNVSDSAGTTPAQQVQSISDGINTTSLTQLITDMVGLRNDVDAAADDTAALAIKPSVESKLQEIISFVTATQQALSDAETIGTADAATEAAALGAWSNIDSLDTDLNTRLTKLQADDTKTKIMNTISEATNTVYDDLGVNAATPADSTTVTDLTTLKSSGELSALITALGAASSSVTTSNLDALEGTDNALFNRVKAEIGQVPVILPPSSGMAGVYARTDNTRGVWKAPANVGMSYVIKPTVHISHEEQEDLNIHGTGKSINAIRTFAGKGTLVWGARTLAGNDNEWRYVSVRRFFNFAEESIKKATEQFVFEPNDANTWVKVKAMITNFLNLQWRAGALAGPTPDKAFYVNVGLGETMTAQDILEGNMFVEIGMAVVRPAEFIILKFSHKMQEA
- a CDS encoding IS30 family transposase; its protein translation is MEHLTLEERYKISALLELKTPKKEIAEQLGRDRSTIYREVGRNADHRSGKYNAELAQRKAQKRHKDKTKHKVFTPSMEKLVCDGLQDHLSPEQIKGRAMLEGTPCVSHERIYQFIWQDKKAGGRTYLCLRNKGRKYQKRGGKQAGRGCIPNRRDITERPRVVDKKERIGDLEIDLVIGKDHRGALVTINDRATGMLRMGHIENKSAREVQVKTEELLEDWKPFIKTITSDNGKEFANHQEIAEELDIDFYFAKPYHSWQRGANENLNGLIRQYFPKGSSFAEITKEAVEKVENILNNRPRKRFGYKTPNEVYATFINKTQTVAFIT
- a CDS encoding helix-turn-helix domain-containing protein encodes the protein MGKHISFEVLETSSQLRSMIGKASHSKNVLRLQSLLYIKEKTFKKQSDLAKHLGYNVRTMELWLKTYKEEGIEAMLIGSKPRKAKERKVTKAVHTGLSKRLNDSYQGFESYVQAVNWVKEQYGISYPYNTLREYMIDVFGSKIKQPRKSHIKKDPEAQADFLKLTKSNF
- a CDS encoding type 1 periplasmic binding fold superfamily protein: MTNTRKFLALFLAGTFFITSCSDDDEGDNPDPVNEEEVITTMTVTLTGGGDTVTLNFFDPDGENGPIAPVKSVEGDLKVNTTYNGTIQLLNASEEEVEDVNDEIKAEADEHQFFYLTDDLGITITYDDKESDFENSQGMQFESDNPVGIDFTLTTTDQIGDAELEIILLHELDKNAEGVAGGNTDNAGGEPDIEVTFNITVE
- a CDS encoding transposase — encoded protein: MNKEIFHNYLKQLSEHKPCELKIVVIDNAGFHSTKDMLIPDNIKLLRIPPYTPELNPCEQVWAYIKKRFKNKTYKNLEDLKDWLKQFVDSMSQETIKSIVGNHHYLNAFYAK
- a CDS encoding DUF4255 domain-containing protein, producing the protein MPYNFFDMIFQVLQIIREEVNAYFEDDNPVALANIATISSGDNDDEDPDIVLTLINIDEEPTLKNVPNYKIEGTTVSYKNPKVNINLYLLFSANNNRYTESLKSISKVIEFFQGKNVFTQANSNYDREDADMQGIGDFKFVTELYTPSFEQLSYVWGILGGKHYPSVIYKLRLLEIERDILQAQGSVITQIDTIINKN
- a CDS encoding transposase, encoding MTKHSKKRAPTPKYVSQNQLVLEGFESPFERELNPANRWVRLAKLLPWDELCSIYRKHFPEKSTGRPDLSPRVVLGSIIIKHLCNLDDRETVDQISENIYMQYF
- a CDS encoding phage tail protein — protein: MATTYPLPKFHFRVSFGDSEFNCTEVSGLDFEREVIEYRAGADTEYHKTKQPGLSKYSNITIKRGTFSDTNKEFYDQWVKTVYFQEGEEQYRGDLTISLLDEKHEPVVTWKAERAYVTKIQSTDLKADGNEIAIETAEFVHEKLSLL
- a CDS encoding IS630 family transposase, whose product is MNLYFQDEARFGLKTQVGTVITAKSVAPKVKFQYKFKNTYLYGAYSPINGDSIVLEVENVNKEIFHNYLKQLSEHKPCELKIVVIDNAGFHSTKDMLIPNNIKLLRIPPYTPELNPCEQVWAYLRFNT
- a CDS encoding helix-turn-helix domain-containing protein encodes the protein MGKHISFEVLETSSQLRSMIGKASHSKNVLRLQSLLYIKEKTFKKQSDLAKHLGYNVRTMELWLKTYKEEGIEAMLIGSKPRKAKERKVTKAVHTGLSKRLNDSYQGFESYVQAVNWVKEQYGISYPYNTLREYMIDVFGSKIKQPRKSHIKKDPEAQADFLKLTKSNF